The following are encoded together in the Nitrospira sp. genome:
- a CDS encoding NADH-quinone oxidoreductase subunit J has protein sequence MITITSILVVVLRNPVYSTLSLLVMFFHVAGLYITLHAEFLAAVQIIVYAGAIVVLYLFVVMLLNVNRDDRYHSQSRIAVFVSVPLSIEFLVLLSDGMGAARRDPAAMAVDAQTSDNTLTIGQALYSTYLFPFEVASLILLAAMIGAILIAKPHIGKNEDKDLPQAPGVQ, from the coding sequence ATGATTACCATCACCTCCATTCTCGTGGTGGTACTCAGAAACCCTGTCTATAGTACGTTGTCTCTCCTGGTCATGTTTTTCCATGTCGCCGGACTGTATATCACGCTGCATGCCGAATTCCTTGCCGCCGTGCAAATCATCGTCTATGCCGGAGCAATCGTCGTGTTGTATCTGTTCGTAGTCATGTTGCTCAACGTCAACCGCGACGACCGGTACCACAGCCAATCGCGAATCGCCGTCTTTGTTAGCGTTCCCTTGTCGATCGAATTTCTGGTGTTGCTGTCGGACGGCATGGGCGCAGCCCGCCGTGACCCTGCCGCGATGGCTGTCGACGCTCAGACCTCCGACAATACCCTAACGATTGGCCAAGCGCTCTACTCAACCTATTTATTCCCGTTTGAAGTGGCTTCCCTGATTCTCCTCGCCGCCATGATCGGCGCCATTCTCATTGCCAAACCCCACATCGGCAAAAACGAGGACAAGGATTTACCCCAAGCCCCAGGTGTCCAATGA